The Halopseudomonas sabulinigri genome window below encodes:
- the dapF gene encoding diaminopimelate epimerase: protein MLLRFTKMHGLGNDFMVIDLVTQHAQLSAKQIRQWSDRHTGIGFDQLLVVEPPNDPDTDFRYRIYNADGSEVEQCGNGARCFARFVQDKRLTAKKVIHVETSGGPITLRVRRDGQVTVDMGAPRFAPAEVPFIAEQEADQYAFEVAGEQLMVSAVSMGNPHCVTLVDDINNGTLERLGAHIEAHPRFPRKVNAGFMQVIDHGHARLRVFERGVGETQACGTGACAAAVAGIRLGLLRSPVQIQLPGGNLQIEWAGPGQPVLMTGPATRVYEGQIRV from the coding sequence ATGCTGCTGCGATTCACCAAGATGCACGGTCTGGGCAACGACTTCATGGTCATCGACCTGGTCACCCAGCACGCGCAGCTGTCCGCCAAGCAGATACGCCAGTGGAGTGACCGGCATACCGGCATCGGCTTTGATCAGCTGCTGGTGGTCGAGCCGCCGAACGACCCGGATACCGACTTCCGCTACCGCATCTACAACGCCGATGGCAGCGAAGTGGAGCAATGCGGCAACGGCGCGCGCTGCTTTGCGCGCTTCGTGCAGGACAAACGCCTGACTGCGAAGAAAGTCATCCATGTAGAAACCAGCGGCGGCCCGATTACCCTGCGCGTGCGCCGCGATGGCCAGGTCACGGTCGACATGGGCGCACCGCGCTTTGCTCCTGCCGAGGTGCCCTTCATTGCCGAACAGGAAGCCGACCAATATGCCTTTGAGGTGGCGGGCGAGCAGTTGATGGTCTCGGCGGTTTCCATGGGCAACCCGCACTGCGTGACCCTGGTGGACGACATAAACAACGGCACACTCGAACGCCTGGGCGCGCACATAGAGGCGCACCCGCGCTTCCCGCGCAAGGTCAATGCCGGCTTTATGCAGGTGATTGATCACGGACACGCGCGACTGCGCGTATTCGAGCGCGGCGTGGGCGAAACCCAGGCCTGCGGCACCGGCGCCTGCGCCGCGGCGGTCGCCGGCATCCGCCTGGGTCTGTTACGCTCCCCGGTACAGATTCAACTGCCGGGCGGCAACCTGCAGATCGAATGGGCCGGCCCCGGCCAACCCGTACTGATGACCGGCCCTGCTACCCGGGTCTATGAAGGACAGATACGCGTATGA
- a CDS encoding DMT family transporter has protein sequence MLRPEWVLILATILWGTSWLPLQAFAAQGISGMPMVLVSYGLIALFALPLLYWQRAAWWQQRWGVLGIVLFGGWANAALLSSLSLGEDLVRVMLLFYLAPVWGVLGGWLLLRERLTALRLAALLLALAGIGLTLGVNAQTFASLTAIDWLALSAGLGFALNNLATRAADRVPMLSKTVAAFVGSSLFAGAACLLLAQGVPTLAPSTWLWIALFAVAWLLLATLGAQYGVTHLEASRAAVLVVFELIAAVLSVAWFNDEALAPRTWLGAGMVTLAAVMAGWPERAPKQLTRSMP, from the coding sequence ATGCTGCGACCGGAATGGGTGCTGATCCTGGCGACCATTCTCTGGGGCACCAGCTGGTTGCCGCTGCAGGCGTTTGCCGCGCAGGGCATCAGCGGCATGCCCATGGTGCTGGTGAGTTACGGCCTGATCGCACTCTTTGCCCTGCCGCTGCTGTACTGGCAGCGCGCCGCCTGGTGGCAACAGCGCTGGGGTGTGTTGGGCATAGTGCTTTTCGGCGGCTGGGCGAATGCGGCTTTGTTGTCATCACTGTCGCTGGGCGAGGATCTGGTGCGGGTGATGCTGCTGTTTTATCTGGCGCCGGTGTGGGGTGTCCTCGGTGGCTGGTTGCTGCTGCGCGAGCGGCTGACCGCGCTGCGCTTGGCAGCACTGCTGCTGGCCCTGGCCGGCATCGGCCTGACGCTGGGCGTCAATGCGCAGACCTTCGCCAGCCTGACCGCAATAGACTGGCTGGCGCTGAGCGCGGGGCTGGGTTTTGCGTTGAACAACCTGGCGACCCGCGCGGCGGATCGGGTGCCGATGCTGAGCAAGACGGTCGCCGCTTTTGTCGGCAGCAGCCTGTTCGCCGGCGCCGCCTGCCTGCTGTTGGCGCAGGGCGTACCCACGCTGGCGCCGTCGACCTGGTTGTGGATCGCGCTGTTCGCGGTGGCTTGGCTGCTTCTCGCGACGCTGGGCGCGCAATACGGCGTGACCCACCTGGAAGCCAGCCGCGCCGCCGTGCTGGTGGTATTCGAATTGATTGCTGCCGTGCTGTCGGTGGCCTGGTTTAACGATGAAGCGCTCGCCCCGCGCACCTGGCTGGGTGCCGGCATGGTCACCCTGGCGGCGGTGATGGCCGGCTGGCCGGAGCGCGCGCCCAAGCAACTGACGAGGAGTATGCCCTGA
- a CDS encoding N-acyl homoserine lactonase family protein, translated as MTQVQKLWPLLTATHHYDKSISTRGRGHGVQIEAPILAFLIETKQGRVLFDVGCDYNKLSDPALRARWYDPVEFPMGPPQMSEEQRLEAHLAKLGLTCKDIDMVFLSHLHFDHAGGLCDVCGAEVHVHEDELHAAREPADDAYFADDFAGNVRWRLQQDEYDLLSGLRAINTPGHTAGHMSLMIELPTGAPVILTGDAADLTENLDDEIAPGLCWRDREDMALDSIRKLKRIAGETGAELWPNHDMAFWRTLKRFPEYHQ; from the coding sequence ATGACCCAGGTGCAGAAGCTCTGGCCGTTGTTGACCGCCACCCATCACTACGACAAGTCGATCTCGACCCGTGGCCGTGGCCACGGGGTGCAGATCGAGGCGCCGATTCTGGCCTTCCTGATCGAAACCAAACAGGGTCGGGTGTTGTTCGACGTGGGTTGTGACTACAACAAACTAAGCGATCCTGCGCTGCGCGCGCGCTGGTACGACCCGGTGGAGTTTCCCATGGGGCCGCCGCAGATGAGTGAAGAGCAGCGGCTCGAAGCCCATCTGGCGAAGCTCGGGCTGACCTGCAAAGACATCGACATGGTGTTTCTCAGCCACCTGCACTTTGATCACGCCGGTGGTCTGTGCGACGTTTGCGGCGCCGAGGTGCATGTACACGAAGACGAACTGCACGCCGCCCGCGAGCCGGCCGATGACGCCTACTTCGCCGACGACTTTGCCGGCAACGTGCGCTGGCGCCTGCAGCAGGACGAGTACGACCTGCTGTCTGGTCTGCGGGCGATCAACACGCCGGGCCACACTGCCGGGCACATGTCGCTGATGATCGAGTTACCGACCGGCGCGCCGGTGATCCTCACCGGTGATGCCGCCGACCTGACCGAAAACCTCGACGATGAAATCGCCCCCGGACTGTGCTGGCGCGACCGCGAGGACATGGCGCTGGACAGTATTCGCAAACTCAAGCGCATTGCCGGTGAGACCGGTGCCGAGCTTTGGCCGAACCACGACATGGCGTTCTGGCGCACCCTCAAACGCTTCCCGGAGTATCACCAATGA
- a CDS encoding ABC transporter permease, which produces MNAPAPLPETRPTAVRKPRARWWAVRGSLSPRTAGLLTAAGLAAPFLIWWLYTALGLNDPLFMPGPGAVAERTWNWWQEDGLWGDITISVYRVMAGFLISALIALPLGLYLGTYKPVQATLEPLIDFIRYMPAVAFIPLVMLWVGIGEGSKILIIFIGTFFQMVLMAAEDIRRVPMAQIEAAQTMGASRSEIIRLVVLPSARPALLDTLRITCGWAWTYLVVAELVASNSGLGYAILRAQRYMHTDKIFAGILLIGLIGLLTDQAFRWLGRRAFHWQKR; this is translated from the coding sequence ATGAACGCACCCGCCCCATTGCCTGAAACCCGACCCACGGCTGTGCGAAAACCGCGCGCGCGTTGGTGGGCGGTACGCGGGTCGCTGTCACCGCGCACCGCCGGGCTGCTGACCGCCGCCGGGCTGGCCGCCCCGTTTTTGATCTGGTGGCTGTACACGGCACTGGGGTTGAACGACCCGCTGTTCATGCCAGGGCCGGGGGCGGTGGCAGAACGTACCTGGAACTGGTGGCAGGAGGACGGCCTCTGGGGCGACATCACCATCAGCGTCTACCGGGTGATGGCTGGCTTTTTGATTTCGGCGCTGATCGCCTTGCCGCTCGGTCTCTATCTGGGTACTTACAAGCCGGTACAGGCGACCCTTGAGCCGCTGATCGACTTTATTCGTTATATGCCGGCGGTCGCCTTTATTCCGCTGGTGATGCTCTGGGTGGGAATCGGCGAAGGCTCCAAGATTCTGATCATCTTTATCGGCACCTTCTTTCAGATGGTGCTGATGGCCGCTGAGGATATTCGCCGCGTACCCATGGCGCAGATCGAAGCGGCGCAAACCATGGGCGCGAGTCGCAGTGAAATCATCCGGTTGGTGGTCTTGCCGTCGGCCCGTCCGGCGCTGCTTGATACTCTGCGCATCACCTGCGGCTGGGCCTGGACCTATCTGGTGGTGGCGGAGCTGGTGGCCTCCAACTCCGGCCTGGGTTACGCGATTCTGCGCGCCCAGCGTTACATGCACACCGACAAGATTTTCGCCGGCATCCTGCTGATCGGTTTGATCGGCCTGTTGACCGACCAGGCGTTCCGCTGGCTCGGTCGCCGAGCCTTCCATTGGCAGAAGAGGTAA
- a CDS encoding HAD family hydrolase produces MIQLVTFDLDNTLWETDSVVAAAEQVLLRWLERNAAQFAKQLSPEARKALRDEVLAAQPELRHRVTPLRIAVLELGLRKAGYSDEQASELAAQGFKVFLDARHQLEYFPHAELVLELLSRQYQLASISNGNADVRRLGLDRFFKIIVSADEVGLSKPDAAPFRAALQAAGVEPSRALHIGDHPGDDIQGALDVGMHTLWFNPQGNAWPQQPRPHGEVRCLSEIPPWLNRYVKYAKR; encoded by the coding sequence ATGATTCAACTCGTTACCTTCGATCTGGACAACACCCTGTGGGAAACCGACAGCGTGGTCGCTGCCGCCGAGCAGGTGCTGCTGCGCTGGCTGGAAAGGAATGCCGCCCAGTTCGCCAAGCAGCTCAGCCCGGAGGCGCGCAAAGCGCTGCGCGATGAGGTGCTGGCGGCGCAGCCCGAGCTGCGCCACCGCGTAACGCCGCTGCGTATTGCCGTGCTGGAGTTGGGTTTGCGCAAGGCGGGTTATAGCGACGAGCAGGCCAGTGAGCTGGCGGCGCAGGGCTTCAAGGTATTCCTCGATGCGCGGCACCAACTGGAGTACTTCCCGCACGCCGAGCTGGTGCTGGAGCTGCTGTCGCGGCAATACCAATTGGCGAGCATCTCCAACGGCAATGCCGATGTGCGCCGTCTGGGGCTGGATCGCTTTTTCAAGATCATCGTTTCAGCCGACGAGGTCGGCCTGAGCAAGCCCGACGCTGCGCCCTTTCGCGCAGCGCTGCAGGCCGCCGGTGTTGAGCCGTCACGGGCCTTGCACATTGGTGACCATCCTGGTGATGACATTCAGGGCGCGCTCGACGTGGGCATGCACACCCTGTGGTTCAACCCGCAGGGCAACGCCTGGCCACAGCAGCCGCGCCCGCATGGCGAGGTGCGCTGCCTGAGCGAGATTCCGCCGTGGCTCAACCGCTACGTGAAGTACGCAAAGCGCTAG
- a CDS encoding ABC transporter ATP-binding protein — MDKSCISIRNVGKLFETRDQSIEALRDVNLEVQPNEFITFVGASGCGKSTLLRILAGLETHSCGDILLHDQPIDGPGVDRAMVFQHYSLYPWLTVTQNIKFCRQLKVIADTVKSQADVETASGRADALLNLMGLQSFAGAYPSQLSGGMQQRVAIARALMPRPDFLLMDEPFGALDAQTREVMHDLIRHVHRLEKSTILFVTHDVEEAIYLGSRIVLMAPRPGRIDSVYDVPLPAVRHQDMKLEPAFIELKRQILARIRETSGVQTDLDQLARLTEGATL, encoded by the coding sequence ATGGACAAGTCCTGCATCAGCATTCGTAACGTTGGCAAGCTGTTCGAGACCCGCGACCAGAGCATTGAGGCCCTGCGCGACGTCAATCTGGAAGTGCAGCCTAACGAGTTCATCACCTTTGTAGGCGCCTCTGGCTGCGGCAAGTCCACTCTGCTGCGTATTCTGGCGGGACTGGAGACCCACAGCTGCGGCGACATTCTGCTGCACGATCAGCCAATTGACGGACCCGGCGTAGACCGTGCCATGGTGTTCCAGCACTACAGTCTGTACCCCTGGCTGACGGTCACGCAGAACATAAAATTCTGCCGTCAGCTCAAAGTGATTGCGGACACGGTAAAGAGCCAGGCTGACGTCGAGACCGCCAGCGGCCGGGCTGATGCCTTGCTCAACCTGATGGGCTTGCAGAGTTTTGCTGGCGCTTACCCTAGCCAGCTTTCGGGCGGCATGCAGCAGCGTGTGGCGATTGCCCGCGCGCTGATGCCGCGCCCGGATTTTCTGTTGATGGATGAGCCCTTCGGTGCGCTGGACGCGCAAACGCGCGAGGTGATGCACGACCTCATTCGGCACGTGCACCGATTGGAGAAGAGCACCATTCTGTTCGTTACTCATGATGTGGAAGAAGCCATCTACCTCGGCAGCCGTATTGTGCTGATGGCGCCCCGGCCCGGCCGCATCGACAGCGTGTACGACGTGCCGCTGCCGGCGGTGCGCCACCAGGACATGAAGCTGGAGCCGGCCTTTATTGAGCTGAAGCGGCAGATTCTGGCGCGTATCCGCGAGACATCCGGCGTGCAGACCGACCTTGATCAGTTGGCGCGCCTGACCGAGGGCGCGACCCTCTAG
- a CDS encoding DUF484 family protein, with protein MSEHQPHPSDEIDAEQVTEYLRRHPAFFAEHDELLADLIIPHERGQAVSLVERQVKLLRERNIDVRHRLNQLMDTARENDRLFDKSRRLILGMLEAQSLEQVIASLEDSLRNDFQVPFVCLILFTEADRYSNAHCVTHAAAKEAIGHLLDNGKPVSGALRPDELRFLFGESAEEVASTAFAPISHQGLHGVLALGSKDAQQYRSATGTLFLGYVADALARILLRQRPLADESHA; from the coding sequence ATGAGCGAGCACCAGCCGCACCCCAGCGATGAGATCGATGCCGAGCAGGTCACCGAGTACCTGCGTCGTCACCCGGCCTTTTTCGCCGAGCACGACGAACTGCTGGCCGACCTGATCATTCCCCACGAGCGCGGCCAGGCCGTGTCACTGGTGGAGCGCCAGGTCAAGCTGCTGCGTGAGCGCAACATCGATGTGCGCCATCGGTTGAACCAGTTGATGGACACCGCCCGCGAGAATGACCGCCTGTTCGACAAGAGCCGCCGACTGATTCTTGGCATGCTGGAGGCGCAGAGTCTGGAGCAGGTCATTGCCAGCCTGGAAGATAGCCTGCGCAATGACTTTCAGGTGCCTTTCGTGTGCCTGATCCTGTTTACCGAAGCCGATCGCTATTCCAATGCGCACTGCGTGACCCACGCCGCCGCCAAGGAGGCCATCGGTCATCTGCTCGACAACGGCAAACCGGTCAGCGGCGCACTACGCCCGGACGAGCTGCGCTTCCTGTTTGGCGAGTCCGCCGAGGAAGTAGCCTCCACCGCCTTTGCACCCATCAGCCACCAAGGGTTGCACGGCGTACTGGCACTCGGCAGCAAGGATGCGCAGCAGTACCGCAGCGCCACCGGTACGCTGTTCCTCGGTTACGTGGCCGACGCCCTGGCCCGCATTCTGCTGCGCCAACGTCCGCTGGCTGATGAAAGCCACGCCTGA
- the xerC gene encoding tyrosine recombinase XerC, producing MKATPEPAGAATAPAADSDIDAFLRHLRTERQLSPRTLEAYAHDLQQVLLFRQQRQLSDWEQLTAQQLRHYVAQQHQQGLSPRSLQRQLSAIRSFYRYLLRERRCQLNPALDLRAPKTGKKLPKTLDADLAGRLLDDNGDPDWLQLRDQAMLELFYSSGLRLAELAGLDVADLDLQQGEVRVLGKGNKTRLLPVGRMARAALQAWLAVRPALPGAAQPVFVSQRGTQLTPRAIQLRVRRRGVERIGQHLHPHMLRHSFASHMLESSGDLRAVQELLGHADISTTQIYTHLDFQHLAQVYDKAHPRAKRKADTE from the coding sequence ATGAAAGCCACGCCTGAGCCGGCCGGTGCCGCCACGGCCCCGGCCGCCGACAGCGATATTGACGCCTTTCTGCGCCACCTGCGCACCGAGCGCCAACTGTCGCCGCGCACTCTTGAAGCCTACGCCCACGACCTGCAGCAGGTATTGCTGTTCCGCCAGCAACGCCAGCTATCTGACTGGGAGCAACTAACCGCCCAGCAGTTGCGCCATTACGTTGCCCAGCAACACCAGCAAGGCCTGTCGCCGCGCAGCCTGCAACGCCAGCTCAGCGCCATTCGCAGTTTTTACCGCTATCTGCTGCGTGAACGGCGCTGCCAGCTCAATCCCGCGCTGGACCTGCGCGCACCCAAGACGGGCAAGAAACTGCCGAAGACCCTGGATGCCGACCTGGCCGGCCGGCTGCTAGACGACAACGGCGATCCGGATTGGCTGCAATTACGTGATCAGGCCATGCTGGAGTTGTTCTACTCATCAGGCTTGCGCCTCGCCGAACTGGCCGGACTGGACGTCGCCGACCTGGATCTGCAACAGGGTGAGGTACGGGTACTTGGCAAGGGCAACAAGACTCGCCTGCTGCCGGTAGGGCGCATGGCCAGGGCAGCGCTGCAGGCCTGGTTGGCCGTGCGCCCCGCCTTGCCGGGCGCAGCACAGCCGGTGTTCGTCAGCCAGCGCGGCACCCAGCTGACACCCAGGGCCATTCAGCTGCGGGTGCGCCGCCGCGGCGTAGAGCGCATCGGCCAGCACCTGCATCCGCACATGTTGCGGCATTCGTTCGCCAGCCACATGCTGGAGTCGTCCGGCGACCTGCGCGCCGTGCAGGAGCTGCTCGGCCACGCCGACATCAGCACCACCCAGATCTACACCCACCTGGACTTTCAACATCTCGCGCAGGTCTACGACAAGGCCCACCCGCGCGCCAAACGCAAAGCGGATACCGAATGA
- the lysA gene encoding diaminopimelate decarboxylase, whose product MTAFDYRHGELYAEGVALSAIAAEYDTPCFVYSRSAIEQAYQAWDSALQGVPHLVCFAVKANSNLAVLNLLARQGAGFDIVSGGELERVLAAGGEPSRIVFSGLGKTAAEMRRALEVGIHCFNVESAAELERLQQVAAELNVKAPISLRVNPDVDAKTHPYISTGLKENKFGIDIAQAPAVYRRAAELSHIEICGVDCHIGSQLTDDTPFIDALQRLLQLIDGLAEEGIQIRHLDLGGGLGVTYRDETPPSPGAYLAKVREALAGRDLTLLFEPGRSIVANAGVMLTRVNLLKPTEHKNFAIIDGAMNDLIRPALYSAWMGIDAVKPRSDVAAQAWDIVGPVCETGDFLGKDRELALAEGDLLAVRSAGAYGFVMSSNYNTRPRAAEVLVDGEQTHLVRRRETVAELLAGERLLPED is encoded by the coding sequence ATGACCGCGTTTGATTACCGCCACGGCGAACTGTACGCCGAAGGGGTCGCATTATCTGCGATTGCCGCCGAGTACGACACCCCTTGCTTCGTTTACTCGCGCAGCGCCATAGAGCAGGCCTACCAGGCCTGGGACTCGGCGCTTCAGGGCGTGCCGCACCTGGTCTGTTTTGCCGTCAAGGCCAACTCCAACCTGGCCGTACTGAATCTGCTGGCCCGCCAGGGTGCCGGCTTCGACATCGTCTCCGGTGGCGAACTGGAGCGGGTACTGGCCGCCGGGGGCGAACCCTCGCGCATCGTCTTCTCCGGTCTGGGCAAGACCGCCGCCGAGATGCGCCGCGCACTTGAGGTCGGCATTCACTGCTTCAACGTTGAATCGGCCGCCGAGCTGGAACGGCTGCAGCAGGTGGCAGCCGAACTCAACGTCAAGGCGCCCATTTCGCTGCGAGTGAACCCCGATGTCGACGCCAAGACGCACCCCTACATCTCCACCGGGCTGAAGGAAAACAAGTTCGGCATCGATATCGCCCAGGCGCCCGCCGTCTATCGCCGTGCAGCCGAACTGAGCCACATCGAGATCTGTGGCGTGGATTGCCACATCGGCTCGCAGCTGACCGACGACACGCCTTTTATCGATGCCCTGCAGCGCCTGCTGCAACTAATCGATGGCCTGGCCGAAGAAGGCATACAGATTCGCCATCTGGATCTGGGTGGTGGCCTGGGTGTGACTTACCGGGACGAAACGCCGCCGAGCCCCGGTGCTTATCTGGCCAAGGTGCGCGAGGCACTGGCCGGCCGTGACCTGACCCTGCTGTTTGAACCGGGCCGCTCCATCGTCGCCAATGCCGGTGTGATGCTGACCCGCGTCAACCTGCTCAAACCGACCGAGCACAAGAACTTCGCGATCATCGACGGCGCGATGAACGACCTGATTCGCCCGGCCCTGTACAGCGCCTGGATGGGCATCGATGCGGTCAAACCGCGTAGCGACGTGGCCGCGCAGGCCTGGGACATTGTTGGCCCAGTGTGCGAAACCGGCGACTTTCTGGGCAAGGACCGCGAGCTGGCACTGGCCGAGGGCGACCTGTTGGCCGTACGTTCCGCCGGCGCCTACGGTTTTGTGATGAGCTCCAACTACAACACCCGTCCACGCGCTGCCGAAGTGCTGGTGGACGGTGAGCAGACCCATCTGGTGCGTCGTCGCGAGACGGTCGCCGAACTGCTGGCCGGCGAGCGCCTGCTGCCCGAGGACTGA
- a CDS encoding creatininase, with translation MARVYMDQISWVEYQQRVEQGAVVLLPCGATEQHGPHLPLGTDALLSTALSADVAAQIDGIVAPALAYGYKSQPKCGGGQHFCGTTSLDGATLIALVQDAVREFARHGVKRLVLVLGHYENTWFVTEGIQLALRELGPGCELEVMRLEHWDFCRKDTLDDIFPDGFPGFALEHAAVIETSLMLHYLPHLVSLDKIPSDPPADFPPYDMYPTRTEWVPPSGVLSSALGSTAEKGARMADDIVTGITAAVRHEFKLEA, from the coding sequence ATGGCACGTGTCTATATGGATCAGATCAGCTGGGTCGAATACCAGCAACGGGTCGAGCAGGGTGCGGTGGTACTCCTGCCCTGTGGCGCGACCGAACAGCATGGCCCGCATCTGCCGCTGGGTACCGATGCACTGCTGTCGACCGCATTGAGTGCCGATGTGGCCGCGCAGATCGATGGCATCGTTGCCCCGGCGCTGGCCTACGGCTACAAGTCGCAGCCCAAGTGTGGCGGCGGCCAGCATTTCTGCGGCACCACCAGCCTCGACGGCGCCACCCTGATCGCGCTGGTACAGGATGCGGTGCGCGAGTTTGCCCGCCATGGCGTCAAGCGTCTGGTACTGGTGCTGGGTCACTACGAGAACACCTGGTTTGTCACCGAGGGTATTCAACTGGCGCTGCGCGAACTCGGGCCCGGCTGCGAGCTGGAAGTCATGCGTCTTGAGCACTGGGACTTCTGCCGCAAAGATACCCTGGACGACATCTTCCCCGACGGCTTCCCCGGTTTTGCGCTGGAGCATGCCGCGGTGATCGAAACCTCGCTGATGCTGCACTACCTGCCGCATCTGGTCAGCCTCGACAAGATCCCGAGCGACCCGCCCGCCGACTTTCCGCCCTACGACATGTACCCGACCCGCACCGAGTGGGTGCCGCCATCCGGGGTGCTGTCGTCGGCGCTGGGTTCGACCGCCGAGAAGGGCGCGCGCATGGCCGACGACATCGTCACCGGCATCACCGCCGCCGTGCGTCACGAATTCAAACTGGAGGCCTGA
- a CDS encoding SDR family NAD(P)-dependent oxidoreductase, which produces MMKFALEGQRVLATGAATGIGRACALMLAEQGAEVWINHLGQADASAALVDQIGAAGGRATAIEADVSDPDAVAEMFACITATGPLDGLVNNAGIIQEQSFLDTSEEDWRRIMAVDLDGVYRCCRYALESMSGAGRGAIVNIASELGQLGRENYVAYCTAKAGVIGMTKSLAREFAPHIRVNGVAPGPVDTAMVSLEHMSEEWIAKELAIPAGRLGRPEEIAAAVCFLLSPAASFFTGQMLGANGGAWMGG; this is translated from the coding sequence ATGATGAAATTTGCACTCGAGGGTCAGCGCGTGCTGGCCACTGGCGCCGCGACCGGCATCGGTCGTGCCTGCGCGCTGATGCTGGCCGAGCAGGGCGCCGAAGTTTGGATCAACCATCTGGGGCAGGCGGATGCCAGCGCCGCGCTGGTCGATCAGATCGGCGCTGCCGGGGGCCGCGCCACGGCAATCGAAGCTGACGTGAGCGACCCCGATGCGGTGGCTGAAATGTTCGCTTGCATCACCGCCACCGGGCCGCTGGACGGGCTGGTCAACAACGCCGGCATCATCCAGGAACAGAGCTTTCTGGACACCTCGGAAGAGGATTGGCGGCGGATCATGGCGGTCGATCTGGATGGCGTTTATCGCTGTTGCCGATACGCGCTGGAAAGCATGAGCGGGGCTGGTCGCGGCGCCATCGTCAATATCGCCTCGGAACTGGGCCAGCTGGGCCGCGAGAACTACGTCGCCTACTGCACCGCCAAGGCCGGCGTGATCGGCATGACCAAGTCGCTGGCGCGCGAGTTCGCCCCGCACATTAGGGTCAACGGCGTGGCGCCGGGGCCGGTGGATACCGCCATGGTGTCGCTGGAGCACATGAGCGAAGAATGGATTGCCAAGGAGCTGGCGATTCCCGCCGGGCGTCTGGGGCGCCCCGAGGAAATCGCCGCCGCGGTGTGTTTTCTGCTGTCGCCGGCAGCGAGTTTCTTCACCGGCCAGATGCTTGGTGCCAACGGCGGCGCCTGGATGGGTGGCTGA
- a CDS encoding cysteine hydrolase family protein: MLALEPSRTALLLIDMQRDFCAPGGYADQAGLDIACLRAPIPAQQRLLAAARTAGMLVVHTREGHRTDLSDLADWKRIRAERSGAPIGASGPLGRLLVRGEYGHDLIDELQPQAGEPVIDKPGYCAFAATDLELILRSRGIDTLIITGVTTEVCVSSTLRSAIDRGFNCLTVSDACASAHPELHAAALAMIGVEGGIFGEVCDSAALLSALREAA, encoded by the coding sequence ATGCTGGCGCTGGAGCCCTCACGCACCGCGTTGCTGCTGATCGACATGCAGCGCGACTTCTGCGCCCCCGGCGGCTATGCCGACCAGGCCGGGCTGGATATCGCCTGTCTGCGCGCGCCGATTCCGGCCCAGCAGCGGTTGCTGGCAGCGGCTCGGACAGCGGGCATGCTGGTGGTGCATACCCGCGAGGGGCACCGCACGGATCTGTCTGACCTGGCGGATTGGAAGCGTATCCGCGCCGAACGCAGCGGCGCGCCGATTGGTGCCTCTGGCCCGCTGGGCCGGTTGCTGGTACGTGGTGAATACGGCCATGACTTGATCGACGAGCTGCAGCCGCAGGCGGGTGAACCGGTGATCGATAAACCAGGCTACTGCGCCTTTGCCGCCACTGATCTGGAACTGATCCTGCGCAGCCGCGGGATCGACACGCTGATCATCACCGGGGTGACCACCGAAGTCTGCGTCAGCTCGACCCTGCGCAGCGCCATTGACCGCGGCTTCAATTGCCTGACCGTGAGCGATGCCTGCGCCTCCGCGCACCCCGAGTTGCACGCCGCAGCGCTGGCGATGATTGGCGTCGAGGGCGGCATCTTCGGCGAGGTCTGTGACAGTGCGGCGCTGCTCAGCGCCCTGCGGGAGGCAGCATGA